A portion of the Bulleidia sp. zg-1006 genome contains these proteins:
- a CDS encoding epoxyqueuosine reductase QueH, producing MTEEEKKEYIKYIQGIRHSFKTNYYLQSLKEIEKNKKEKPGHKPSLLLHVCCIVCACWPLEFLREHFDVTIIFNNSNIYPESEYHKRFNEVKRYLHERYKDEIPIIELPYRQAEFIEKLRPRASDPEGWKRCFMCYEDRMVESYLYGEEHGFDYFTTVMTFSRQKNSQKINQIGASLQEHFSKTKYFFSDFKKADGAKKANELVQRYHIYRQDYCGCIYSYQEKIHHDKQK from the coding sequence ATGACTGAAGAAGAAAAGAAAGAATATATCAAATACATCCAAGGCATTCGCCATTCTTTTAAAACCAACTATTATTTACAGTCTTTAAAAGAGATTGAAAAGAATAAAAAAGAAAAACCCGGTCATAAACCAAGTTTACTCTTGCATGTTTGTTGTATTGTTTGTGCTTGTTGGCCTTTGGAATTTCTTCGTGAACACTTTGATGTAACGATTATATTCAATAATTCTAATATTTATCCTGAAAGTGAATATCATAAACGTTTTAATGAAGTTAAACGGTATCTTCATGAGCGTTACAAGGACGAAATACCAATCATTGAATTGCCTTATCGACAAGCTGAATTTATTGAAAAATTAAGACCTAGAGCAAGTGATCCGGAAGGATGGAAACGTTGTTTTATGTGCTATGAGGATCGTATGGTTGAATCTTATCTTTATGGTGAAGAACATGGCTTTGATTATTTCACAACAGTTATGACCTTTTCACGCCAAAAGAACTCGCAAAAAATCAATCAAATTGGCGCCTCTTTACAAGAGCATTTTTCTAAAACTAAGTATTTCTTCTCGGATTTCAAGAAAGCCGATGGCGCTAAAAAAGCGAATGAACTTGTTCAAAGATATCATATCTATCGCCAAGATTATTGCGGTTGCATCTACTCTTATCAAGAAAAGATACATCATGATAAACAAAAATAA